The genomic interval CGCACTGCCAGAGATATTGTTAATGCAGTAGAGCCGTATTTTGAAATACTGTCTCTTGTTTCCGGTCAATTTGGATCGAATCACCCAAAACCGCCCAGGGCCTGGGTTTGCTTAATGAGAAAAAGGTTTATTGCATAGATCCGACCGGCAACGGTTGTTGCCGGTTGGGTATAACACGTGTTTTCAAATTTGCAGATTTGTTTACTAAAAATAAATGTTGCCGTGACACAAAATACCCCCCCACGTATACTCAAATACACGTGGGGGGTATATGGTACTAGCTGATATTAGTTGCCTGGGTTTCAATTAGGGTGCCCTAATAAAAATACAATAAATAAGGTGTCCTGAACAAATTATAAAAAATAAAATGGAGCGGAAGACGGGATTCGAACCCGCGACCCTCGCCTTGGCAAGGCGATGCTCTACCACTGAGCTACTTCCGCATGTTAACTATTTATTAATTTATTGGCGGAGCTGACGGGAATCGAACCCGCGATCTTCGGCGTGACAGGCCGACATGTTAGACCGCTACACCACAGCTCCGCAATCGTTATTTAAGATACACCGCATCAGCGACAATTGACATTATACCTGCTTGTCTGTAATTTGTCAAGATTTCTTGAAAAAATTTTAACAAACAATTGGTATATTTATTAATATTGAAATTAGTATATAATTTGTAGGTGAGGTGGCATTCCAATAGTATTTCCTTAATATTACAAGTTTTGAGAAAGGATTGAAAAACCTGCTGCCCCAATGTATTTAAAGGGGAACAGGTTTTCCTAGTTTATACTGTTTTTTTACACCGCCATCTTATCTTCTCGCACTCGCATCAGACGCATGCCATTGGCAATTACGAGCATGGCTGCGCCGGTATCGGCGAAAACCGCCATCCACAGGTTGGTAAAACCCAAGAATGTGCCCGCTATAAACAATGCTTTCACCATCAGGGCAAAGGTGATATTCTGCTTAATTATCCCCAGGGTCCGGCGACCCAGTTTGATGGTGTAAGACAGATTGCTTAGATCATCTGCCATAAGGGCGATATCCGCCGTTTCCAGCGCAGTGTCGGTGCCCACACCACCCATGGCAATGCCAATATCGGCAGCGGCCAGTGCCGGGGTGTCGTTAACCCCGTCTCCCACCATAGCCACCCTGCCGTAACGAGACTGAAGTTCCTTGATGGTGGATAGTTTCTCCTGGGGCAGCAATTCCGCCTTGTACTCTAATCCACCCAGGTATTCAGCAATGGCGCTGGCGGTAGCAGTATTATCTCCGGTAAGCATGACCAGTTTTTTAATTCCGGTTGAACGTAAACCCTGCAGCGCAATCATGCTATCAGGGCGGACCCGGTCGGCAACAGCAATAATACCTATCAGTTGATCGGCAGTGCCCACCAGCATGGCTGTTTTACCCTGTCTTTGCAATGTGGCCAGTCGTTCCTGCACACCGGTTAAATCGGTTCCCAAAGACATGAATAATCTCGTATTACCAATATAATATTTTGTTCCATTAATCAAGGCTATGGCCCCCTGACCGGGAATAGATTGAAACTGTTCGCTTTGGTAGGCCTTTATTCTCTCTCTTTTAGCATAGCCAAGAATGGCTCGTGCTACGGGATGTTGGGAACGGTGTTCCACTGCTACGGCTATACCCAGCAAAAACTGTTTCTGATGGCCTGGCAATGCGATTACATCGGTAACCTCGGGGCAGCCCTTGGTAAGGGTACCTGTTTTATCAAAGGCCACGGCCTTTAAACCCCCCGCTCCTTCCAGATAAGCACCACCCTTAATTAGTACTCCCCGCCGTGCAGCGCTGCCGATGGCCGATATAATGGCCACCGGGGTGGATATTACCAGAGCGCAGGGGCAAGCGATCACAAGCATAATCAGTGCCCTTTCCAGCCACGGCAAGAAAGGCTGCCCCAGGAAAAGGGTGGGAATGGTAGCAATGGCCACCGCTGTAGCGATTACGGAAGGTGTGTAATATTTGGCGAATATATCCACAAATTGTTGAGAAGGGGCGCGTTGGGCCTGGGCTTCCTCCACCAGGTCGATTATCTTAGCCAGGGTAGTATCCTGTATCTTTTTGGTAACCTGTATTTCCAGTGTTCCCTCTTGATTAATGGTACCGGCATAAACATCCGCTCCGGGGGCCTTTTCCACAGGTAGCGATTCTCCGGTAATGGGAGCCTGGTTAACCTGGGAATTGCCCTTGATAACAGTCCCATCCATCGCAATGCGTTCCCCGGGCTTGACAATAATAATATCGCCCACAGCGATTTGTTCCACGGACAGCATGATTTCTCTTCCGTTACGCAAAACAAGCGCCTCCCGGGGAGAAAGTTTCATCAAATCACGTATGGATGACCGTGTTTTAGCCATGCTGTACGCCTGCAAAGTATTACCCAGGGAAAAGAGGAATACCACTGTAGCACCCTCAAACCACTCTCCTATAGCAACTGCCCCTATAACAGCCACACTCATCAGCACGTTCATGTCCATGCTTAACGCTTTGATAGAGTAAAAGGCGTTTTTAATTACAAAGTATCCGCCCGACAACATTGCTGCCAACAGTAACCCCGCGATC from Desulfallas thermosapovorans DSM 6562 carries:
- a CDS encoding heavy metal translocating P-type ATPase; the encoded protein is MPKHDPKSNINDVQKTVFVLYGLDCADCAAKLEKRVAGLPGVEEAEINFGASKINVRHTASVPKIIRAIKEAGYTAEPVVDDAVMATNQQLRYDPKLLLTLLSGLFLAGGMAASLFNLADRLIAGLLLAAMLSGGYFVIKNAFYSIKALSMDMNVLMSVAVIGAVAIGEWFEGATVVFLFSLGNTLQAYSMAKTRSSIRDLMKLSPREALVLRNGREIMLSVEQIAVGDIIIVKPGERIAMDGTVIKGNSQVNQAPITGESLPVEKAPGADVYAGTINQEGTLEIQVTKKIQDTTLAKIIDLVEEAQAQRAPSQQFVDIFAKYYTPSVIATAVAIATIPTLFLGQPFLPWLERALIMLVIACPCALVISTPVAIISAIGSAARRGVLIKGGAYLEGAGGLKAVAFDKTGTLTKGCPEVTDVIALPGHQKQFLLGIAVAVEHRSQHPVARAILGYAKRERIKAYQSEQFQSIPGQGAIALINGTKYYIGNTRLFMSLGTDLTGVQERLATLQRQGKTAMLVGTADQLIGIIAVADRVRPDSMIALQGLRSTGIKKLVMLTGDNTATASAIAEYLGGLEYKAELLPQEKLSTIKELQSRYGRVAMVGDGVNDTPALAAADIGIAMGGVGTDTALETADIALMADDLSNLSYTIKLGRRTLGIIKQNITFALMVKALFIAGTFLGFTNLWMAVFADTGAAMLVIANGMRLMRVREDKMAV